The genomic DNA CCATCCTCCTTCACTCTCCTGCTTTCTACCTGTAGCACCGCAGGAGGGACTTTGCAGCTCTGTATCAGTTCTCTCATGTGTGATGGTGTGTAGTTGGACACTCCTATGGCCTTCAGCTTCCCCTGGGCATGCAGCTCCTCCAGTGTGACCCAACTCTGAGCTCGGTTGCCTGGAATCAAATATTAATTAGGACCTCATCTTGAGTCATCAGTGGTACTCAAGTACAACTACATTGTGGAGGAGGAAGGTGAGAAGACAGCTTGAAAACATTTGATACACCTGGCCAGAGCAGAGAGTTACTTCAAATGctttacatttatttcttaCATAAATGTGCATACAGGCCATACATACACAGTTATAATATGGTACATGAAGGAAAACATTGACTTAAATCTGAATTCTTTACCTGGGTTGCGTTGGTCAGCCACTACCAGACCCTGTGTGCCAGGCCAGTGGATCAGGTACAGGTCAATGTAACCCAAGTCCAGCTGAGACAGGCTGCGGAGGGCTCCTTCCATGGCTCTCTCACCCTGATCCTTGGGGCCCAGCTTACTGCATGGATAAGGGAGGAAGGGATGATCAGAATTGTACTGTGGGCATTTGAGATTCAAACTTATTAGAAACGTATGCGATGTAGGACAGCAAAGTCAGTAGGcgtgcttttttattttttactcagCTACAACAAAtcaactaaataaaaacattggaaaTCCATTTGAAGGATATTTAGTTTCATATTCCAGCTGTATTTAATATGCAGGTTCATAAAATTCCTGCAACAAAAGATTCTGCCTTATATACTATAATACATCAAAGGTCACTTATTTACTCAAATGCTGTGCTCTTTTGGAAGGCATACAAgccttacatttatttaactgacacttttatccaaagtgacttacaataagtgcattcaactaTGTGGATTGGATACAACCCATATCCATCACCTGGTTATGAATACATCCTCTCTGGTTAAGCCATGTTTGGGCAGGAGCTGCTTCAGGGCTCGGCCCAGGTCAGCTTCATTCCGGTAGACGGCTGCACTGTCAAAGGCCCGATAACCAGCAACCAGCGCTGCGTCCACAGCCCGGTAGACATCTTCAGAAGCCACCAACTTGTAGGTCCCCAAACCCAGGAGGGGCATCTGAACCCCCGTATTTAGGAGGACAGCAGAGGtagtggaagaggaggaggaagacatcTGATCTAAGAGGCACTTGTATTTTCTTTGTACCCTGTTTGGACTTGTTGGTCTACCCAACAGTATTAAAGAGGGACAGAGAGTTGAGTGAGAAATAAATAAGAGATTTTTTTTGAGTAGTAAATGTTGTATGTATCGGGACTGGTACTAGGTGGAGAACCAGACAGGTTACACTGATTTCTATAGGTTTTCTTTCCATGGGCCTTTCCCACCAGTTTTATTACAGAGGAAGGCTGGTGTAACGTAGCAAATGAGTATCAATGATGCTAAAATGATGCAGTGTTAGACCGTTGAAAAAACAGTCGCTGTAAGTACAGTATGATGCAGCGTTAAGACGCTGGGATGTCACAATGCAACTAACGATACTATATATTTCCATCTCACATTTTAGGCGTTTTCAGCTGAATTTAAGGGAGAGAAGTATAAATAGGCAACGAACTGTCGCgtaacgttaaaaaaaagccaGGAGTTTAAAAGGGCAAACGTAACATTACCTCTAACTTCTTTTGAAGAGAGACATGTTGTTTAAAACTACCCCGTCCTTCCTGCTCGTTCCTGCAACACCTGGTCAGCTGACAGTCATGTGACAGGTTTTTAACATCACCATAGTGACGACACCTGCTCTGACACCGCTGATTGGACGAATATCTGGCTAATCAAAGAAGACCAAGCGACCGGAAGGCGGGAATTCGCTCTGTCCGGCGAATTTCGAGGCGATTCAGCCATAGGATTCAGCATTTGATTGACGGTCACGGTTTTAACTGTTGACATCCTGCTGGAGAGTGAAGTTAGCTTGCTGGACGACCTCCCAATTTCATGCTCGCAATTTCCTCTAGGCATTACGGTAATTTCAAGAGCGCGCCAGTGAGAGAACATTTCTATGGAGAAAACCAAGAATTTCTGACAGTTTTCACATTGTAACACAGTAAAAAGGCAGTTATATTATTGCGTACTATATCTGGAATTTggtagcttgctagctagctaaatcaATTCCGGATTTTCAGTGATGTTgacatgtattctgtattttgGTTGCCCTCTGAATATAGCTACAGTCCatcaattaataaattattctgtttatttttgtgcttttgttgCCCAAACCATATAAGGTCAGCCATGCCACTGCAGGCCTTCTCATTCCCTTGCCCTGAAACTCGATTCTTCAAAGCAGGTAGTTTCATCTACAAGTTCAAGATCAGAGGAGGCAGC from Sander vitreus isolate 19-12246 chromosome 19, sanVit1, whole genome shotgun sequence includes the following:
- the LOC144534021 gene encoding glyoxal reductase, with protein sequence MSSSSSSTTSAVLLNTGVQMPLLGLGTYKLVASEDVYRAVDAALVAGYRAFDSAAVYRNEADLGRALKQLLPKHGLTREDVFITSKLGPKDQGERAMEGALRSLSQLDLGYIDLYLIHWPGTQGLVVADQRNPGNRAQSWVTLEELHAQGKLKAIGVSNYTPSHMRELIQSCKVPPAVLQVEFHPRLCQTELRSVCEEYGVCFQAYSSLGKGELVTDPVVMEVAKNCERTPAQVLLRWAVQQGVPVLPKSSNPDRIKDNSRLFDFTLSDTDMDRLSALDCGHKYCWDPSEVA